A stretch of Sulfitobacter sp. THAF37 DNA encodes these proteins:
- a CDS encoding DMT family transporter, translating into MTAPLPDLWIVVTLAAAAFQTVRFMLQKHLATATLSAAGATFSRFLYSAPFILILLAIYLGMTGQALPVPAPGFWIYGLVGASAQILATVCVVMLFKQRNFAVGITFKKTEVIQTVLVGWIVLSEGVSWPGFAAIALGIVGLLLLSGGPGVTGLHLRDLRNRAAGLGIASGVLFAVSAVTYRGASLSVAEADPVLRATVTLAAVVAMQTAIMLVWLRLREPGQIGAVWAARRVALWIGLTSMGGSLCWFIAFTLQNAAYVKALGQVELILSVLASTLFFRESITGREAAGMAVLVVSILMLILVI; encoded by the coding sequence ATGACAGCGCCCTTGCCCGATCTCTGGATTGTCGTGACCCTGGCCGCCGCGGCGTTCCAGACGGTGCGTTTCATGCTTCAGAAACACCTGGCAACGGCGACGCTGTCGGCGGCGGGGGCCACGTTTTCGCGGTTTCTCTATTCGGCGCCGTTCATCCTGATCCTGCTGGCGATCTACCTGGGGATGACGGGCCAGGCGCTGCCTGTCCCGGCGCCGGGGTTCTGGATATACGGGCTTGTCGGGGCGTCGGCGCAGATCCTGGCGACGGTCTGCGTGGTGATGCTGTTCAAGCAGCGCAATTTCGCGGTGGGGATCACATTCAAGAAGACGGAGGTGATCCAGACGGTGCTCGTAGGCTGGATCGTGCTGAGCGAGGGCGTGTCCTGGCCCGGTTTCGCGGCCATCGCGCTGGGCATCGTCGGTTTGCTGCTGCTGTCCGGCGGGCCGGGAGTGACGGGGCTGCACCTGCGCGACCTGCGCAATCGGGCGGCGGGGCTGGGGATCGCGTCGGGCGTGTTGTTCGCGGTTTCGGCGGTCACTTACCGGGGCGCGTCGCTGAGCGTTGCGGAGGCCGACCCGGTTCTGCGCGCGACGGTGACGCTGGCGGCGGTGGTGGCGATGCAGACGGCGATCATGCTGGTCTGGCTGCGTCTGCGCGAGCCGGGTCAGATCGGGGCGGTCTGGGCGGCACGGCGGGTGGCCCTGTGGATCGGCCTGACCTCGATGGGCGGCTCGCTGTGCTGGTTCATCGCCTTCACGCTTCAGAACGCGGCCTATGTGAAGGCGCTGGGGCAGGTGGAGCTGATCCTGAGCGTTCTGGCCAGCACGCTGTTCTTTCGGGAAAGCATCACGGGCCGGGAAGCCGCGGGGATGGCGGTGCTGGTGGTGTCGATCCTGATGCTGATCCTGGTGATCTAG
- a CDS encoding DUF983 domain-containing protein codes for MPTTTNTAPTAPNDRARWPAMRRGWRGKCPNCGSGPLLKSYLKVNHDCPVCREEFHHHRADDGPAYLTILFVGHLMAPMLHLVFVTWRPEPLTLFTIFAVGCVGLSLYLLPRLKGAMIGFQWAKGMGGFAPST; via the coding sequence ATGCCCACCACCACCAATACCGCCCCGACCGCCCCCAATGACCGAGCACGCTGGCCCGCCATGCGCAGAGGCTGGCGCGGCAAATGCCCGAACTGCGGATCGGGGCCGCTGCTCAAGAGCTATCTGAAGGTGAATCACGACTGCCCCGTCTGCCGCGAAGAATTCCACCACCACCGCGCGGATGACGGTCCGGCCTACCTGACAATCCTTTTCGTCGGGCACCTGATGGCACCGATGCTGCATCTGGTGTTCGTGACCTGGCGCCCCGAGCCATTGACACTCTTCACCATTTTTGCGGTTGGCTGCGTCGGCCTGTCCCTTTACCTTCTGCCCAGACTGAAGGGGGCCATGATCGGCTTTCAATGGGCCAAGGGCATGGGCGGCTTCGCACCCTCGACCTGA
- a CDS encoding NUDIX hydrolase, with product MTIDKSQIRNAATVIVLRDRFDAPRILMGQRGSKAVFMPNKFVFPGGAVDPGDADVPLASPLPGTCAARMAEDADPGLVHAIAVAAIRELWEETGLILGRPGTWDIPPPPDWETFAATGHVPHAAPLQFTFRALTPPGRPRRFDARFFLVDAEDIASDLDDFDAACDELSHLQWVPLSEARSFDMPFITEVVMAEVQARARDRTPPASVPFFKNNDEESLFLRLRGRPMEG from the coding sequence ATGACCATCGACAAAAGCCAGATCCGCAATGCCGCCACTGTGATCGTGCTGCGCGACAGGTTCGACGCACCGCGCATCCTGATGGGGCAGCGCGGGTCCAAGGCCGTGTTCATGCCAAACAAGTTCGTCTTTCCCGGCGGCGCGGTCGATCCCGGCGATGCGGATGTGCCCCTGGCCAGCCCCCTGCCCGGCACCTGCGCCGCCCGCATGGCCGAGGACGCGGACCCCGGTCTCGTGCATGCCATCGCCGTCGCGGCCATCCGCGAACTGTGGGAGGAAACCGGCCTGATCCTGGGCCGCCCGGGCACCTGGGACATTCCGCCCCCGCCGGATTGGGAAACCTTTGCCGCCACCGGCCATGTCCCCCACGCCGCGCCGCTGCAATTCACCTTTCGCGCGCTGACCCCGCCGGGCCGCCCGCGCCGCTTCGACGCCCGTTTCTTTCTGGTGGACGCCGAGGATATCGCATCGGATCTCGACGATTTCGACGCCGCCTGCGACGAACTCAGCCACCTGCAATGGGTCCCCCTGTCCGAAGCGCGGTCCTTCGACATGCCCTTCATCACCGAGGTGGTGATGGCCGAAGTTCAGGCCCGCGCACGGGACCGCACGCCCCCCGCCTCCGTCCCGTTTTTCAAGAACAACGACGAGGAAAGCCTGTTCCTGCGCCTGCGCGGCCGCCCCATGGAAGGCTAG